One genomic region from Macaca mulatta isolate MMU2019108-1 chromosome 20, T2T-MMU8v2.0, whole genome shotgun sequence encodes:
- the POLR3K gene encoding DNA-directed RNA polymerase III subunit RPC10 — protein MLLFCPGCGNGLIVEEGQRCHRFACNTCPYVHNITRKVTNRKYPKLKEVDDVLGGADAWENVDSTAEPCPKCEHPRAYFMQLQTRSADEPMTTFYKCCNAQCGHRWRD, from the exons ATGCTGCTATTCTGCCCCGGCTGCGGGAACGGGCTGATCGTGGAGGAGGGACAACGCTGCCACCGCTTCGCCTGCAACACGTGCCCCTACGTGCACAACATCACCCGCAAG GTAACAAATCGGAAGTACCCAAAACTGAAAGAAGTGGATGATGTGCTTGGTGGAGCAGATGCCTGGGAGAATGTTGACTCTACTGCAG AGCCGTGTCCCAAATGCGAACATCCTCGTGCTTACTTCATGCAGCTTCAGACCCGCTCTGCAGATGAGCCGATGACCACCTTCTACAAGTGCTGCAATGCTCAGTGTGGACACCGCTGGAGGGATTAG